The sequence TGGCGACCAGGACGGCGGAAGCACTCGCCGAGCACGCGGACGTCTACACCGTGGTGACCGACGGGGCGAAGTCGGTGATGGATCACGAGACGGACGCCCGCTCGCACACGATAGACCGCCTGGAGACCGTTTCGGAATCGGTCTACGACGAGGACGACTTCGGTGCCGCGATCGCGTCGGGCACTTTCCGGACCGCGGGGATGGTGATCGTTCCCTGCTCGATGAACACGCTCGCAAAACTCGCGACCGGCCTCTCCGACTCGCTTCTGACGCGGGCCGCCGACGTCACGTTCAAAGAGGATCGACCCCTGGTCGTCGTTCCCAGGGAGTCCCCGTTGGGTGAAATTCACCTCGAGAACATGCAGACCGTCGCCGGCCGCGGTGCCACTGTCGTTCCGCCGGTGCTCGGATTCTATTACGATCCCGAGGACCTCGATGACGTCGTCGACCACGTGGTCGGCAAGATACTCGACCGGTTCGGGCTGTCGTACGACGGCTTCGAGCGCTGGTCTCCGGACTGATCCGGCGGATCTCGCCGCCATGTGGGATGCGTGACGTTTATGCGCCGCACGCGCCCGCCCTGTGATATGAAAGCCACCGCGCGCGCCCACCCCATTCAGGGGCTCGTGAAGTACCACGGCATTCGCGAGGAGGAGCTGCGGGTGCCCTATCACGACAGCATCAGCGTCTCGACGGCCCCCAGTGTCACGGTGACGACGGTCGAATTCGACCCGGCGTTCGACGAGGACGTCTACGTGGTCGATGGCGACCCCCTTTCGGGGAACGGGGCCGACCGGCTCGATACGGTGGTTGACCACGTTCGGGAGCGTGCCGGTATCGACGCGCCGGTCAGACTCGAGAGCGAGAACTCCTTTCCCTCGAACGTAGGGCTGGGGTCCTCTTCGTCGGGCTTTGCAGCCGCTTCGATGGCGCTCGTCGAGGCTGCGGGCCTCGATCTCACGCTGCCCGAGATCTCCACGATCGCCCGGCGCGGATCCACCTCGGCGGCGCGGGCGGTGACCGGCGGCTTCTCCGATCTGCGGGCGGGCATGAACGACGAGGACTGTCGGTCCCATCGCATGGAGACGTCCCTCGAGGACGATCTCCGCATCGTCATCGGCCTGGTGCCGGCCTACAAGGAGACACAGCAGGCCCACGAGGAGGCCGAGGCCAGTCACATGTTCCAGGGTCGCCTCGCCCACGTGCACGGCCAG is a genomic window of Halanaeroarchaeum sulfurireducens containing:
- the mvaD gene encoding phosphomevalonate decarboxylase MvaD, whose translation is MKATARAHPIQGLVKYHGIREEELRVPYHDSISVSTAPSVTVTTVEFDPAFDEDVYVVDGDPLSGNGADRLDTVVDHVRERAGIDAPVRLESENSFPSNVGLGSSSSGFAAASMALVEAAGLDLTLPEISTIARRGSTSAARAVTGGFSDLRAGMNDEDCRSHRMETSLEDDLRIVIGLVPAYKETQQAHEEAEASHMFQGRLAHVHGQLADMRDAIRSGDFDRTFALAEHDTLSLAATTMTGPAGWVYWKPETLAIFEAVRELREDGVPVYFSTDTGATVYVNTTVGYVDRVEETVFDQGVETMTWEVGGPSEVLDESDALF
- a CDS encoding UbiX family flavin prenyltransferase, producing MDPIVLGVSGASGTTLATRTAEALAEHADVYTVVTDGAKSVMDHETDARSHTIDRLETVSESVYDEDDFGAAIASGTFRTAGMVIVPCSMNTLAKLATGLSDSLLTRAADVTFKEDRPLVVVPRESPLGEIHLENMQTVAGRGATVVPPVLGFYYDPEDLDDVVDHVVGKILDRFGLSYDGFERWSPD